In one Niallia taxi genomic region, the following are encoded:
- the thrB gene encoding homoserine kinase — protein MMESEMLQIKVPASTANLGPGFDSIGLSLSLYLELQASPAEKWEVIPLSEELKAFPADESNFIIATALQVAKQYNKELPPCRVTVASEIPLARGLGSSASAIVAAIELADALGELCLTKEEKFIIATNMEGHPDNVGASIFGGLVVGCQLGEEADVEVIHSVELELLAIVPNEELLTKAARNVLPAAMPFSEAVAAGAVSNLLVAALLTGNDKLAGKMMSLDKYHQPYRKQLVPHLELIEKEAPPLGAYGVALSGAGPTVLCFIEKGKTEAVKAGLQKLLPGMSLLPVEMDKEGAVVKGKSYTSI, from the coding sequence ATGATGGAGAGCGAAATGCTCCAAATTAAGGTTCCGGCAAGCACAGCAAATCTAGGACCGGGATTTGACAGCATTGGTTTGTCTTTAAGCCTTTATTTGGAGTTGCAAGCTTCTCCTGCAGAAAAATGGGAGGTTATTCCCCTTTCAGAAGAGCTGAAGGCATTTCCTGCAGACGAAAGCAACTTCATCATTGCTACAGCCTTACAAGTGGCAAAGCAATACAACAAGGAATTGCCGCCATGCAGAGTAACAGTTGCGAGTGAGATTCCTTTGGCAAGAGGGCTTGGTTCCAGTGCATCAGCAATTGTCGCAGCAATCGAACTTGCAGATGCATTAGGTGAGCTCTGTTTAACTAAAGAGGAGAAATTCATTATTGCCACTAATATGGAGGGCCATCCAGATAATGTTGGAGCAAGTATTTTCGGCGGACTTGTAGTCGGCTGTCAGCTTGGTGAGGAAGCAGATGTTGAGGTAATCCATTCTGTGGAACTGGAACTGCTGGCGATTGTTCCTAATGAAGAGCTTCTTACAAAAGCAGCAAGGAATGTTCTGCCAGCAGCGATGCCTTTTTCTGAAGCAGTTGCAGCAGGGGCAGTTTCAAACCTGCTTGTTGCTGCCTTGCTGACAGGTAACGATAAGCTTGCAGGAAAGATGATGTCTCTTGATAAATACCATCAGCCGTACCGAAAGCAGCTTGTGCCACACTTGGAGCTGATTGAAAAAGAGGCTCCTCCTTTAGGGGCTTATGGTGTCGCTTTAAGCGGAGCAGGCCCGACAGTTCTTTGTTTCATTGAAAAGGGAAAAACGGAGGCAGTAAAAGCTGGATTGCAGAAGCTTCTCCCAGGCATGAGCCTTCTTCCTGTTGAGATGGACAAGGAAGGTGCAGTTGTGAAAGGAAAATCCTATACGAGTATATAA
- a CDS encoding DUF86 domain-containing protein, which translates to MYFVDRDKIGQQLEYLQQLVQLFKEKEAFDSPLEKLGLERLAHMMIEAMLDVGNSMIDGFIMRDPGSYDDIMDILTDERVLTPTDASSIKELLVLRKTLVHDYTSIHHDWLKEAVAKELPAVESFSTSVKKYLIDELGPVTAFKN; encoded by the coding sequence ATGTATTTTGTGGATCGTGATAAGATCGGGCAGCAATTGGAATATCTGCAGCAATTAGTTCAGCTTTTTAAAGAGAAGGAAGCTTTTGATAGTCCTCTGGAAAAACTGGGACTGGAAAGACTTGCACATATGATGATTGAAGCAATGCTTGATGTTGGTAACAGTATGATTGATGGGTTTATTATGAGAGATCCGGGTAGCTATGATGATATTATGGATATACTTACAGATGAAAGGGTGCTTACTCCTACAGATGCGAGTTCGATAAAAGAGCTGCTTGTTTTAAGGAAAACACTTGTGCATGATTATACGAGCATTCACCATGATTGGTTGAAGGAGGCTGTAGCAAAAGAGCTTCCTGCTGTTGAATCATTTTCCACGTCTGTAAAAAAGTACTTAATTGATGAGCTTGGCCCTGTCACTGCCTTCAAAAATTAA
- the yutH gene encoding spore coat putative kinase YutH — MIRKILYSHYGVEVTDEMRFGHYEACKKDDNLYTLIPVDNKEEEEIQELQELVHHMTSLGDHRVSKFLESKEGNIREEVDGQAYCVLLNEHLQPLQSKQLGRKLGKFHYRGRSVQFGVQKISRMGQWKGMWEKRIDQMETYWNTKMYQEPESEFDKLFLEAFPYYMGIAENAIQYLVDTELDDETSPIDSGTVCHNRFMKSTWNGEYYVKNPFDWVFDHCGRDLAEWTRERYFINIKTYHRDVRSFFTDYQSVTPLSSFSWRLIYARLLFPLHFVECVENYYSSSSEAERHFLEDQFKKYLNQSKDAEEFLRVFYEMVEAPVKKTKIPTLGWLY; from the coding sequence ATGATTCGGAAAATCTTATACAGCCATTATGGTGTAGAGGTAACAGATGAAATGAGGTTTGGACATTATGAAGCATGCAAAAAGGATGATAATTTATACACTTTAATACCAGTGGATAATAAAGAGGAAGAAGAAATTCAAGAGCTGCAGGAGCTTGTGCACCATATGACAAGCTTAGGCGATCATCGTGTAAGCAAATTTTTAGAATCAAAGGAAGGGAATATAAGGGAGGAAGTGGATGGGCAGGCATACTGTGTTTTGCTGAATGAACACCTCCAGCCATTACAGTCAAAGCAATTGGGCAGAAAGCTTGGGAAATTCCATTATAGAGGCAGGTCCGTCCAGTTTGGAGTCCAGAAAATTTCCAGAATGGGACAGTGGAAAGGGATGTGGGAGAAGCGAATCGATCAAATGGAAACGTATTGGAACACAAAGATGTATCAGGAGCCCGAAAGCGAATTCGATAAGCTTTTTCTTGAAGCATTTCCTTACTACATGGGGATTGCTGAAAATGCGATTCAATATCTTGTTGATACAGAGCTTGATGACGAAACCTCACCGATAGACAGTGGAACTGTTTGTCATAATCGATTTATGAAGTCCACTTGGAATGGCGAATACTATGTGAAGAATCCTTTTGATTGGGTTTTCGACCATTGTGGCAGGGATTTAGCAGAATGGACAAGAGAACGTTATTTTATCAATATAAAGACATACCACCGTGATGTCAGGAGTTTTTTTACTGATTATCAAAGTGTTACACCATTGAGCTCCTTTTCCTGGAGGCTCATTTATGCAAGGCTGCTGTTTCCCCTTCATTTCGTGGAATGCGTGGAAAATTATTATTCCAGTTCCAGCGAGGCAGAAAGGCATTTCTTGGAGGATCAATTCAAGAAGTATTTGAACCAATCAAAGGATGCTGAGGAATTTCTGCGAGTCTTCTATGAAATGGTTGAAGCACCTGTGAAGAAGACAAAAATCCCCACATTAGGCTGGCTTTATTGA
- a CDS encoding YutD family protein, whose translation MVCINNHCYELIEERKEGFNEEAFKGRFSDILTKYDYIVGDWGYGQLRLRGFFDDQNQKSSFDTKISTLTEYLYEYCNFGCPYFVVKKIKKH comes from the coding sequence TTGGTTTGCATAAATAATCACTGTTATGAACTCATTGAAGAGCGAAAGGAAGGCTTTAATGAGGAGGCATTTAAAGGCAGATTCAGCGATATTCTAACAAAGTACGACTATATTGTCGGGGATTGGGGCTACGGACAGCTCAGACTTAGAGGGTTCTTCGATGACCAAAATCAGAAATCCAGCTTTGATACGAAAATTAGTACGTTGACGGAATATTTATATGAATATTGCAATTTTGGTTGCCCGTATTTTGTCGTTAAGAAAATAAAAAAACATTGA
- a CDS encoding EAL domain-containing protein — MRGNEAMVHVYVKKIKSLKSWGKIIFPASKLKYYPPQFILRDPVQQNVKASFQKGNEVAVIVFSIKNMAIMKRGMDTTVLKDVWKEMKKTFQSVVTQELPAEQIVAVRDYHQDGIALFLSIDHKMDYIPNMDSTIQLILEKLKEEEKHNQLLIRPILSTGYMFIDKQVDILPDAIYLAYQQALAMAQKGFKSEFNEMTIALGKIVANKDIRLLAQPIMDVETNAVKACEMLTRGPLGTSLENPLQLFSVARQTNHLYDLEMIVLQKTLEQIKLTTWKYDIFINFTPLTIGNQHFVKDLKKLMNKYKGISPSKITIEVTERDSIEGLEYFISNLKLLRQIGFRVAVDDTGAGYASLNSISEIMPDIIKIDRSVIQNIDKNSVKESMLKGLLLIAKEVGSVVVAEGIESAEEALVLSRNKVDLAQGYFYARPTSLSNNLQTLA, encoded by the coding sequence ATGAGAGGAAATGAAGCAATGGTCCATGTTTATGTTAAAAAAATAAAAAGCTTGAAGAGCTGGGGGAAAATCATTTTTCCTGCCAGTAAATTAAAATATTATCCTCCGCAATTCATATTGCGGGATCCTGTGCAGCAAAACGTGAAGGCTTCCTTTCAGAAAGGTAATGAAGTCGCAGTAATTGTCTTTTCCATTAAAAACATGGCCATCATGAAAAGGGGGATGGACACGACAGTCCTGAAAGATGTCTGGAAGGAAATGAAAAAGACGTTTCAATCTGTTGTCACACAAGAGCTGCCTGCAGAACAAATTGTTGCAGTCCGCGATTACCATCAAGATGGAATTGCCCTATTTTTAAGCATTGATCACAAGATGGATTATATCCCGAATATGGACTCAACCATCCAGTTGATATTGGAAAAGCTGAAGGAAGAAGAAAAGCATAACCAGCTATTAATAAGACCGATATTAAGTACAGGCTATATGTTTATTGACAAACAGGTAGATATATTACCGGATGCTATTTATCTTGCCTACCAACAGGCGTTGGCTATGGCCCAAAAAGGTTTTAAATCTGAATTCAATGAAATGACGATTGCTTTAGGTAAAATCGTAGCAAATAAGGATATTCGTTTATTGGCACAGCCGATAATGGATGTAGAGACAAATGCAGTTAAAGCATGTGAAATGCTGACACGAGGTCCGCTCGGCACTTCGCTGGAAAACCCGCTGCAATTATTCTCTGTTGCGAGGCAGACGAATCATCTTTATGACTTGGAAATGATTGTGCTTCAAAAGACGCTGGAACAAATTAAATTGACAACATGGAAGTATGATATTTTTATTAACTTTACACCGTTGACAATAGGCAACCAGCATTTTGTAAAAGACTTAAAGAAACTCATGAACAAATATAAAGGCATCTCCCCAAGCAAAATCACAATCGAAGTGACAGAACGGGATTCGATTGAAGGGCTGGAATACTTTATTTCTAACTTGAAGCTTTTGCGTCAAATAGGATTTCGAGTGGCAGTAGATGATACAGGTGCAGGGTATGCAAGCTTAAATTCCATCAGTGAAATTATGCCTGATATTATTAAAATAGACCGTTCTGTTATTCAGAATATTGATAAAAACTCTGTAAAGGAGTCTATGCTTAAAGGCTTGCTGCTCATCGCAAAAGAGGTAGGCTCTGTAGTTGTGGCAGAGGGGATTGAAAGCGCGGAAGAGGCGCTTGTCCTATCAAGAAACAAGGTGGATTTAGCGCAAGGATATTTTTATGCACGGCCGACAAGCTTAAGTAATAACCTGCAAACACTAGCTTAA
- the thrC gene encoding threonine synthase has protein sequence MRWNGLLEEYKEYLPVNENTPKLTLNEGNTPLIKLEHLSQEWGVELYVKTEGTNPTGSFKDRGMVMAVAKAKEEGNSTVICASTGNTSAAAAAYATRAGMRCIVVIPEGKIAMGKLAQAVMYGAEIISIEGNFDQALQMVRKISETEPVALVNSVNPYRLEGQKTAAFEVCDQLGGAPDILAIPVGNAGNISAYWKGFKEYNEVKQTGLPKIHGFEAAGAAAIVHNRVFENPETIATAIRIGNPASWKLAVQAQQESEGIIDEVTDEEIIAAYRLIAAKEGVFAEPGSCASIAGVYKHLQSGKIAKGSKIVAVLTGNGLKDPNTAIDVSPLKPVVLPNDEKAVAAHIKGVVHI, from the coding sequence ATGAGATGGAATGGCCTGCTTGAAGAATATAAAGAATATTTACCAGTAAACGAAAATACACCAAAATTGACATTAAATGAGGGAAATACGCCTTTAATAAAGCTAGAACACCTGTCTCAAGAATGGGGAGTAGAGCTGTATGTAAAAACAGAGGGAACGAATCCAACTGGCTCCTTTAAGGACAGAGGAATGGTTATGGCTGTCGCAAAGGCGAAGGAGGAAGGCAATTCCACTGTTATTTGTGCGTCTACAGGTAACACATCCGCTGCCGCAGCTGCATATGCAACACGTGCAGGGATGCGCTGTATCGTTGTCATTCCGGAAGGGAAAATCGCGATGGGTAAATTAGCGCAAGCTGTTATGTATGGTGCAGAGATCATTTCTATAGAAGGGAACTTTGACCAGGCGTTGCAGATGGTGCGCAAAATAAGTGAAACAGAGCCTGTTGCTCTTGTGAATTCTGTTAATCCATACAGACTGGAAGGCCAAAAGACAGCTGCATTTGAGGTATGTGACCAACTTGGCGGTGCGCCTGATATTTTGGCAATCCCAGTTGGAAATGCCGGTAATATCAGCGCATACTGGAAAGGCTTTAAGGAATATAATGAAGTAAAACAAACAGGACTTCCAAAAATCCATGGATTTGAAGCAGCTGGCGCAGCAGCGATTGTTCATAACCGCGTGTTTGAAAATCCGGAAACAATTGCAACAGCTATTCGTATCGGAAACCCTGCAAGCTGGAAGCTGGCTGTACAAGCCCAGCAGGAATCAGAAGGCATTATTGATGAAGTGACAGATGAAGAAATTATTGCAGCATATCGCTTGATTGCCGCGAAGGAAGGTGTGTTTGCAGAACCTGGTTCATGTGCATCGATCGCAGGAGTTTACAAGCATCTGCAAAGCGGAAAAATCGCTAAAGGAAGTAAGATAGTAGCAGTATTGACAGGTAATGGCTTAAAAGATCCAAATACAGCAATTGATGTAAGTCCGCTTAAGCCGGTCGTTCTTCCAAATGATGAAAAAGCCGTTGCCGCTCATATTAAGGGAGTCGTTCATATATGA
- a CDS encoding phosphatidylglycerophosphatase A family protein yields the protein MSDTTEKTARKWLHERGVTIEDIAELVYLLQEKYHEDLEMSECIHNVERVLSKREVQNALLTGIQLDVLAEKKMLEAPLQGIIESDESLYGVDEVLSFSIVNVYGSIGFTNYGYVDKLKPGILKKLNDKSSGSCHTFLDDIVGAIAAAASSRLAHSVRGEK from the coding sequence ATGTCAGATACTACAGAAAAAACAGCTAGAAAATGGCTACATGAACGTGGAGTTACAATAGAAGATATTGCAGAACTGGTCTACTTATTGCAGGAAAAATACCATGAGGATTTAGAAATGTCAGAGTGTATTCATAATGTTGAGCGAGTATTGTCAAAAAGAGAGGTTCAAAATGCTCTGCTAACAGGGATTCAGCTAGATGTGCTTGCAGAAAAGAAAATGCTCGAAGCACCACTCCAAGGCATTATTGAAAGTGATGAAAGTCTGTATGGTGTTGATGAAGTCCTTAGCTTTTCCATTGTGAATGTTTATGGCTCCATTGGCTTTACTAATTATGGATATGTAGACAAATTAAAACCAGGTATACTAAAAAAGCTTAATGATAAATCATCAGGCAGCTGCCATACATTTTTAGATGATATTGTTGGTGCTATTGCTGCTGCGGCATCAAGCAGACTGGCACACAGTGTCAGAGGTGAAAAATAA
- a CDS encoding NifU family protein: MAELEMKEQVQEVLDKLRPFLLRDGGDCELVDVEDGIVKLRLLGACGSCPSSTITLKAGIERALLEEVPGVYEVEQVF; this comes from the coding sequence ATGGCAGAATTAGAAATGAAAGAACAAGTACAAGAAGTATTAGATAAATTACGCCCATTCCTTTTAAGAGATGGTGGGGATTGTGAATTGGTAGATGTAGAAGACGGTATCGTTAAACTTCGTTTGCTAGGAGCTTGCGGAAGCTGCCCAAGTTCGACAATTACACTAAAAGCTGGTATTGAGCGTGCGCTTTTGGAAGAAGTTCCAGGCGTATATGAAGTAGAGCAAGTATTCTAA
- a CDS encoding DUF2225 domain-containing protein — protein MTTIGPLYDKKCICPLCTAHFTTKKMRSRFIKAKGFDSDFFPFYEEHNPTLYYVNVCPLCGFAYSDEAEIRLKEAEKAILIKNISSNWVPQNFGETRTIGDSIKTYKLAAYAGILRNDRHIAIAGLYIRLAWLYRLLEDRNEETRFMQLALTQYELSYSTGDFLGTQVSELKTLYLAGELSRRTQKIEQAVKYFSKVIEQQSRTVETKIISLAKDGWHKIRELQQA, from the coding sequence ATGACGACCATTGGACCTCTTTATGACAAAAAGTGCATATGTCCTTTATGTACTGCCCATTTTACAACAAAAAAAATGCGCTCTAGATTCATTAAAGCGAAAGGCTTTGATTCTGACTTTTTTCCATTTTATGAAGAGCATAATCCAACTTTGTATTATGTTAATGTTTGTCCACTATGCGGATTTGCCTATTCAGACGAAGCAGAAATTCGTTTAAAGGAAGCAGAAAAAGCCATTCTTATTAAAAACATCTCGAGCAACTGGGTGCCGCAAAACTTCGGGGAGACCAGGACAATAGGTGACAGTATCAAAACGTACAAGCTTGCTGCCTATGCAGGTATATTGAGAAACGACAGACATATAGCGATTGCAGGGCTATACATACGACTGGCATGGCTTTATCGATTGCTGGAGGATAGAAATGAGGAAACACGCTTTATGCAGCTCGCACTAACACAATATGAACTTTCTTACTCTACTGGAGATTTTCTTGGTACACAAGTATCTGAATTGAAAACGCTATACTTAGCTGGTGAGCTTTCCAGAAGAACGCAAAAAATAGAGCAAGCTGTCAAATACTTTTCAAAGGTAATAGAACAGCAAAGCAGAACGGTTGAGACAAAAATTATCAGTCTAGCAAAAGATGGCTGGCATAAAATTAGAGAATTACAACAAGCATAA
- a CDS encoding TIGR01457 family HAD-type hydrolase, whose product MKNYKGYLIDLDGTMYKGTEVIEEAAAFVKRLIKLEIPYLYVTNNSTKTPEQVAQKLRDFDIPAKKEEVFTSAMAAAGYIYEQNQAASVYMIGEEGLRYALHEKGIHIIADSEGADFVVAGMDQQITYEKLAQACLAVRSGAKYIITNGDTALPTERGLLPGNGALTSVITVSTQTTPLNMGKPEATIVEQALKLLGIGKEDAIMVGDNYHTDIMAGLNAGIDTLLVHSGVTTLDHLATYEKKPTYSVNSLSEWE is encoded by the coding sequence ATGAAAAACTATAAAGGTTACTTAATTGATCTTGATGGAACGATGTATAAAGGCACAGAGGTCATTGAAGAGGCTGCTGCTTTTGTCAAACGCTTGATCAAGCTTGAGATCCCTTATTTATATGTAACGAATAATTCAACAAAAACACCAGAGCAGGTTGCTCAAAAGCTGCGAGATTTTGATATCCCCGCAAAAAAGGAAGAAGTATTCACCTCCGCGATGGCTGCAGCTGGATATATATATGAACAAAACCAAGCCGCAAGTGTTTATATGATTGGGGAAGAGGGCTTGCGTTATGCTCTTCATGAAAAAGGTATACATATAATCGCTGATAGTGAGGGTGCTGATTTTGTAGTTGCAGGCATGGACCAGCAAATCACTTATGAAAAGCTGGCACAGGCATGTCTAGCAGTCCGGTCAGGAGCAAAATACATTATTACAAATGGCGATACAGCACTGCCGACCGAAAGAGGGCTTCTTCCTGGGAATGGGGCACTTACTTCTGTTATTACTGTATCTACCCAGACTACGCCTCTAAATATGGGGAAACCGGAAGCAACTATTGTGGAGCAGGCACTGAAGCTGCTTGGAATAGGGAAAGAAGATGCCATTATGGTAGGCGATAATTATCATACAGATATAATGGCTGGGTTAAATGCCGGTATAGATACATTGCTAGTTCACTCTGGTGTAACAACTTTAGACCATTTAGCGACATACGAGAAAAAACCGACGTATTCTGTTAATAGTCTGTCAGAGTGGGAATAG
- a CDS encoding NAD(P)/FAD-dependent oxidoreductase has translation MKKLIILGGGYGGMTLLSRLISNLPYNIMVILIDKAPYHFLKTEFYALAAGTVSDEHIRVPFPKHPQVSILNAEVASIDRSVNAVNLVNGESIEYDDLVIGLGCEDNFHGITGAAEFTHSIQTKSKTQKTYTELNNLAAGAKVAIIGGGLSGVELASELAENRPDLNITLFDRGSTILSSYPPKVSAYVEKWFEDHHVDLHKNSNITLIEENTVFNKEEPLPFDCIVWTAGVMPSKIVADLTVAKDKKGRILLTDLHHLPADDKIFVVGDCASLNLPPSAQLAEKQAEQVAAVLIARWKGAKPPSLPPIKLKGILGSLGKKHGFGLVANTALTGRIPRILKHSILWKDKNKKKS, from the coding sequence ATGAAAAAACTAATTATTCTCGGCGGCGGCTATGGTGGTATGACGCTTCTATCCCGACTGATTTCTAATCTACCATATAATATAATGGTCATCCTTATCGATAAAGCCCCTTACCATTTTTTGAAAACAGAATTCTATGCTCTTGCAGCAGGAACCGTTTCAGATGAGCATATTAGGGTCCCCTTTCCAAAGCATCCCCAAGTATCCATTCTAAATGCAGAAGTAGCCAGTATTGACAGATCAGTAAATGCAGTGAACCTAGTTAATGGAGAAAGTATTGAATATGATGATTTAGTTATTGGCTTAGGCTGTGAAGATAATTTTCATGGTATAACGGGAGCCGCTGAGTTTACACATAGCATTCAAACAAAAAGCAAGACACAAAAAACGTATACAGAGCTTAATAACTTGGCAGCTGGAGCAAAAGTGGCAATTATCGGAGGTGGGTTAAGTGGTGTAGAACTCGCTTCAGAATTAGCAGAAAACAGGCCAGACCTGAATATTACCTTGTTTGATCGAGGAAGCACCATTCTTTCCTCCTATCCGCCAAAGGTGAGCGCTTATGTAGAAAAGTGGTTTGAGGACCACCATGTAGATCTTCACAAAAACTCAAATATAACATTAATTGAAGAAAATACTGTATTTAATAAGGAAGAACCACTCCCCTTTGATTGCATTGTCTGGACTGCTGGTGTCATGCCAAGCAAGATTGTTGCTGACCTGACAGTCGCGAAGGATAAAAAAGGTCGCATATTGTTAACAGACCTTCATCACTTGCCTGCTGATGACAAGATATTTGTGGTTGGAGACTGTGCCAGCCTTAATCTGCCGCCGAGTGCACAGCTGGCAGAAAAACAGGCGGAGCAAGTCGCAGCAGTTCTTATTGCCCGTTGGAAAGGAGCAAAGCCGCCCTCCTTACCACCAATAAAATTAAAGGGAATATTAGGCTCGCTTGGGAAAAAACACGGTTTTGGGCTTGTTGCTAACACTGCCTTAACTGGTCGAATTCCAAGAATTTTAAAGCATAGTATTTTGTGGAAGGACAAAAATAAAAAAAAAAGCTAA
- a CDS encoding YuzD family protein, translating into MKKELEVSIYGAEQICASCVNLPSSKDTYEWLQAAISRKFPDQSFKIHYYDIFQANYDEEKNAFCHRVIEEDLFYPVVVIENEIIGEGNPKLKRIYEEFEKYGYFSSQ; encoded by the coding sequence ATGAAAAAAGAGCTCGAAGTCAGCATATACGGAGCAGAGCAAATCTGTGCCAGCTGTGTAAATCTCCCTTCTTCAAAGGATACATATGAGTGGCTGCAGGCTGCCATAAGCAGAAAATTCCCTGATCAAAGCTTTAAAATTCATTATTATGATATTTTCCAAGCAAATTACGATGAAGAAAAAAATGCATTTTGCCATAGAGTCATTGAAGAGGATTTATTTTATCCAGTTGTAGTAATTGAGAATGAAATAATTGGTGAAGGAAATCCAAAGCTAAAGCGTATCTATGAGGAATTTGAGAAGTACGGCTATTTTAGCTCCCAGTAA
- a CDS encoding homoserine dehydrogenase, which yields METISIGLLGLGTVGTGVVKIIENHQDKIMHQIGCPVKVKKILVKNIDKDRDVSIATDMLTTNPDEILNDPEIDVIIEVMGGVEETKEKLLHALKNRKHVVTANKDLMAVHGAKLLQVASDNNCDLFYEASVAGGIPIIRGLVDGLASDHITKMMGIVNGTTNFILTKMTKQGKAYEEVLEEAQRLGFAESDPTSDVEGLDAARKMTILATLGFSMNISLEDVKVEGITKVTEEDIQYGKQLGYTMKLIGFAHRQDEKVEVSVQPAFLIDSHPLAAVNNEFNAVYVYGEAVGETMFYGPGAGSMPTATAVVSDLVNVLKNMRLGVNGKTATSPQFKKNLKKPDEMYSKYFLRLQVEDAVGVFAEITSIFSENGVSFEKILQLPVKEKGMAEIVLITHHASLLNYENILIQLRDLSSVRTVKSSYRVEGGTK from the coding sequence GTGGAGACAATATCAATAGGACTGCTTGGATTGGGCACTGTAGGTACAGGTGTTGTGAAAATTATTGAGAACCATCAAGATAAAATCATGCACCAGATTGGCTGTCCGGTAAAAGTAAAAAAGATACTTGTGAAAAATATAGATAAAGACCGGGATGTTTCAATTGCAACTGACATGTTAACAACAAATCCAGATGAAATTTTGAATGATCCAGAAATAGATGTAATTATCGAAGTAATGGGCGGTGTCGAAGAGACGAAGGAAAAATTACTTCACGCTCTAAAAAACCGCAAACACGTTGTTACAGCCAACAAGGATTTAATGGCCGTCCACGGTGCGAAGCTTTTACAGGTAGCTTCAGATAATAACTGTGACCTTTTCTACGAGGCAAGCGTTGCAGGTGGAATTCCTATCATTAGAGGACTTGTCGATGGACTTGCATCAGATCACATTACAAAAATGATGGGTATTGTGAATGGCACAACGAATTTCATTCTTACAAAAATGACCAAGCAGGGCAAAGCATATGAAGAGGTATTAGAAGAGGCGCAAAGGCTTGGGTTTGCGGAAAGCGATCCGACATCAGATGTAGAAGGTTTAGATGCAGCACGCAAAATGACGATATTGGCAACATTAGGATTTTCCATGAATATCAGCCTTGAGGATGTAAAGGTAGAAGGTATTACAAAGGTGACAGAGGAAGATATCCAATATGGTAAACAGCTTGGATATACGATGAAGCTAATTGGTTTTGCCCATCGACAGGATGAAAAGGTGGAAGTTAGCGTACAGCCAGCCTTCTTAATTGACAGCCATCCACTGGCAGCAGTCAATAATGAATTTAATGCTGTATATGTTTATGGAGAGGCAGTTGGTGAAACGATGTTTTACGGACCGGGCGCGGGCAGTATGCCAACAGCTACAGCTGTCGTTTCTGACTTGGTTAATGTTCTTAAGAACATGAGACTTGGTGTTAATGGAAAAACTGCAACTTCACCGCAGTTTAAGAAAAACTTGAAGAAACCAGACGAAATGTACTCCAAATACTTCCTTCGTCTGCAAGTAGAAGATGCAGTTGGCGTATTTGCTGAAATTACATCCATATTTTCTGAAAATGGCGTTAGTTTTGAGAAGATATTGCAATTGCCTGTTAAGGAAAAGGGCATGGCAGAAATAGTTTTAATTACACATCACGCATCCTTGTTAAATTATGAAAATATATTAATTCAATTAAGAGACTTATCATCTGTCCGAACAGTAAAAAGCTCTTACCGTGTAGAAGGGGGAACTAAGTAA
- a CDS encoding YuzB family protein, with translation MFKPIIEFCLSNLASGSEEAKLLLEQDDKLDVIDYGCLGMCGQCGEALFALVDGEIVTGETSKELVENVYKHIEENPMF, from the coding sequence TTGTTTAAACCGATTATTGAATTTTGTTTAAGCAATCTAGCATCCGGTTCAGAGGAGGCAAAGCTGCTCTTAGAACAGGATGATAAACTGGATGTTATAGATTATGGCTGTTTAGGCATGTGCGGACAATGCGGAGAAGCATTATTTGCATTGGTGGATGGAGAAATAGTAACAGGTGAAACATCTAAGGAGCTTGTAGAAAATGTGTACAAGCATATTGAAGAAAATCCGATGTTTTAA